One genomic segment of Marinitoga piezophila KA3 includes these proteins:
- a CDS encoding GGDEF domain-containing response regulator — protein MKKVLVLDDSISWRIFLKKSLEQYGYDVEVAENGLEGINKFFDFLPDIIISDYVMPQMNGVHLCRFIRSYAAFSNVGIIILTGANESINEFWAKKSGANMFLRKDADPEELMNKIKEFIEDGNYSIEWTREFHKFRMEPFRELVDILEESLKMEVIKSSILNLVEKMDDEEHIMREIYLILEEFFNFENAFFMLISTSFGRMYSFSKDKNYSCSVLKDFLFSNFKKPTTPSEWIIKGMYDDAVSKVPDNYSVFNIEYNKIEQGLILFENVKNEHNMVYVMNMISETLGILFKTLNNFYDYKTAAENDGLTGLLNKKNILDKLKEFLITFRRKNYPLSIAMIDIDDFKKINDTYGHVTGDKVLKNIATIINSEMRENDFAGRFGGEEFLILMPGTSCIEAKKALERILESVRNYNWKDLGINLPVTFSAGVACNYQNKSATIFINTADKLLYRAKKKGKNRIIIEEE, from the coding sequence ATGAAAAAAGTACTGGTTCTTGACGATAGTATTTCATGGCGTATTTTCTTAAAAAAAAGTCTGGAACAATATGGGTATGATGTTGAAGTAGCTGAAAATGGACTTGAAGGAATTAATAAATTTTTTGATTTTCTTCCTGATATTATAATTTCGGATTATGTAATGCCGCAAATGAACGGAGTTCATCTTTGTAGATTTATAAGAAGCTATGCTGCATTTTCCAATGTTGGAATTATAATTCTAACAGGAGCAAATGAATCAATTAATGAATTTTGGGCAAAAAAAAGCGGCGCAAACATGTTCTTAAGAAAAGACGCTGACCCAGAAGAACTTATGAATAAAATCAAAGAGTTCATTGAAGATGGGAATTATTCAATTGAGTGGACAAGAGAATTTCATAAATTTAGAATGGAACCGTTTAGAGAGTTAGTTGATATTCTTGAAGAATCCTTAAAAATGGAAGTAATAAAATCATCGATATTAAATTTAGTAGAAAAAATGGACGATGAAGAACATATAATGAGAGAGATTTATTTAATTCTTGAAGAATTTTTTAATTTTGAAAATGCCTTTTTTATGCTAATTTCTACAAGTTTTGGAAGAATGTATTCCTTTTCAAAAGATAAAAACTACTCATGCAGTGTTTTAAAAGATTTTCTATTTTCGAATTTTAAAAAACCTACCACACCATCTGAATGGATAATAAAAGGAATGTATGATGATGCCGTTTCAAAAGTGCCTGACAATTATTCAGTTTTTAACATTGAATACAACAAAATAGAACAGGGATTAATTCTCTTTGAAAATGTAAAAAATGAACATAATATGGTATATGTTATGAATATGATATCAGAAACGCTTGGTATATTATTCAAAACATTAAACAATTTCTATGATTACAAAACAGCAGCTGAAAATGATGGTTTAACAGGATTACTCAACAAAAAGAACATACTTGACAAATTAAAAGAATTTCTCATTACATTTAGAAGAAAGAATTATCCACTATCAATAGCAATGATCGACATTGATGATTTCAAAAAAATAAATGACACTTATGGGCATGTAACAGGAGATAAAGTTCTCAAAAATATTGCAACAATAATAAATTCAGAAATGAGGGAAAATGATTTTGCCGGTAGATTTGGCGGAGAAGAATTTTTAATACTAATGCCGGGAACCTCCTGCATCGAAGCCAAAAAAGCTCTGGAACGTATATTAGAATCTGTAAGAAATTATAATTGGAAAGATTTAGGTATAAATCTTCCTGTTACATTTAGTGCAGGTGTTGCCTGTAACTATCAAAATAAAAGTGCAACAATATTTATCAATACTGCCGATAAATTATTATACAGAGCCAAGAAAAAGGGTAAAAACAGAATAATTATTGAGGAGGAATAA
- a CDS encoding chemotaxis protein CheB codes for MIKKIVIGASAGGPNTLKKIFDIKEELKIPVVLAMHNLSSQVENFKDFIEDFTKQKVYIINNITSLNAGIYIPEGGKDIIFVNENTISAVDSQDIIAPSINHLFKSCESFVNDDFYFILLGGLGQDGTNGLKVLEKKNANIYIQKRAKFPYMTNAAMRSLKRYNKLDIEGIKNLILKINRG; via the coding sequence ATTATAAAAAAAATTGTAATAGGTGCATCTGCAGGCGGACCAAATACATTAAAAAAGATATTTGATATAAAAGAAGAATTAAAAATACCTGTTGTACTTGCAATGCATAATCTTTCAAGTCAGGTGGAAAACTTTAAGGACTTTATTGAAGATTTCACCAAACAAAAAGTATATATTATAAATAACATAACCTCCTTAAATGCTGGAATATACATTCCAGAAGGCGGGAAAGACATTATTTTTGTAAATGAAAATACAATTTCCGCAGTTGATTCACAGGATATCATTGCACCTTCAATAAACCATCTATTCAAGAGTTGCGAAAGCTTTGTAAATGATGACTTTTATTTTATACTCCTTGGTGGATTGGGGCAGGATGGAACAAATGGCTTAAAAGTATTGGAAAAGAAAAATGCAAATATATATATTCAAAAGCGTGCGAAATTTCCATATATGACAAATGCCGCAATGAGAAGTCTCAAAAGATACAACAAATTAGATATAGAGGGTATTAAAAATCTTATTTTAAAAATAAACAGGGGTTGA
- a CDS encoding response regulator, which yields MEMDFSQIYFDEMEERLNEAIELLKKYLETHDPIIIKDLHRIFHTLKGSAGLVGLNNIQSFMHVLESEFKKRLDNELEEDFVARIMKISAEIVNKKKDLTPDEVKYFSSILEGKEDIDSSSGRVSIDSVHIDYFEKIFEEILKAENLLIQGNKNSALKNLKQLRKSIQKIIEDSKFISLNKVLEDFENLVYQEAVFNKKKVRLELFVEDEKIGKKDAKFLRNILVHLVKNAIAHGIELPEERIKNNKKEYGKITIKSYSKGEFLYIEVTDDGKGIDIEKVKEKAKEKGITYEDPYEIIFESGFSTKETADLSSGRGVGLDSVKAFVESREGFIKVKSTPQKGTTFIVSFKTELTSKKVLIVKRQHEIFAIFSNEIQEVLKDAEIINDEKINYKGKIMDLIDFKEGDFKFIIAGRNKAIAVDEIIGYFETFVLPYEKDYIVGFAKNIFSYPVPIISIEEVNINKKRISNKEKTILVLDDSTLTRFVISKLIRNAGFRVIEAKSGEEAIEKKGYDAAILDVELPGISGYEVARILRNRNKDLPIIMLSTKDSPEDIKKGLDLGINAYLSKSDDPEKIVILLKKFLEV from the coding sequence ATGGAAATGGATTTTTCTCAGATATATTTTGATGAAATGGAAGAACGATTAAACGAAGCTATTGAATTATTGAAAAAATATCTTGAAACTCATGATCCCATTATAATAAAGGATTTACATAGAATCTTTCATACACTAAAAGGTTCTGCTGGGCTGGTGGGATTAAATAATATACAGAGCTTTATGCATGTTCTCGAAAGTGAATTTAAAAAACGTTTAGACAATGAATTGGAAGAAGATTTTGTTGCCAGGATAATGAAGATTTCAGCTGAGATTGTAAATAAAAAAAAGGATTTAACTCCAGATGAAGTTAAATATTTTTCTTCAATTCTTGAGGGTAAAGAAGATATTGATAGTTCATCTGGAAGAGTTTCCATTGACTCAGTTCACATAGATTACTTTGAAAAAATCTTCGAAGAAATACTTAAAGCAGAAAATCTATTAATTCAGGGAAATAAAAATAGCGCTTTAAAAAATTTAAAACAACTTAGAAAATCCATACAAAAAATTATAGAAGATTCGAAGTTCATTTCTTTAAACAAAGTACTTGAAGATTTTGAAAATCTTGTTTATCAGGAAGCAGTTTTTAATAAAAAGAAAGTCCGTTTAGAACTTTTTGTGGAAGATGAAAAAATAGGAAAAAAAGACGCAAAATTTTTAAGAAATATTCTTGTACATCTTGTAAAAAACGCAATTGCACATGGCATTGAATTACCCGAGGAAAGAATTAAAAATAATAAAAAAGAATACGGAAAAATAACCATAAAAAGCTATTCAAAAGGCGAATTTTTATATATAGAGGTCACAGATGATGGTAAAGGTATAGATATAGAAAAAGTCAAAGAAAAAGCAAAAGAAAAAGGAATTACTTATGAAGATCCATACGAAATAATTTTTGAATCTGGATTTTCAACAAAAGAAACTGCTGATTTGTCTTCTGGAAGAGGTGTTGGTCTTGATTCTGTAAAAGCTTTTGTAGAATCAAGAGAAGGATTTATAAAGGTAAAAAGCACTCCTCAAAAAGGAACAACATTTATAGTTTCATTTAAAACAGAATTAACTTCAAAAAAAGTTTTAATTGTAAAAAGGCAACATGAAATCTTTGCAATTTTTTCAAATGAAATCCAGGAAGTCCTTAAAGATGCCGAAATTATTAATGACGAAAAAATAAATTACAAAGGAAAAATTATGGATTTAATAGACTTTAAAGAAGGTGATTTTAAATTTATAATCGCCGGAAGAAATAAAGCTATTGCTGTAGATGAAATAATAGGTTATTTTGAAACATTTGTACTACCATATGAAAAAGATTACATTGTTGGGTTTGCCAAAAATATATTTTCTTATCCCGTTCCAATAATTTCAATTGAAGAAGTAAACATCAATAAAAAACGCATTTCAAACAAAGAAAAAACTATTCTTGTTTTAGACGACTCCACATTAACCAGATTTGTTATTTCAAAACTAATAAGAAACGCTGGATTCAGAGTAATTGAAGCAAAATCAGGGGAAGAAGCAATAGAGAAAAAAGGATATGATGCCGCAATATTAGATGTTGAACTTCCTGGAATTTCAGGTTATGAAGTTGCCAGAATATTGAGAAATAGAAATAAAGATTTACCAATTATTATGTTAAGTACAAAAGACTCACCAGAAGATATCAAAAAAGGTCTTGATTTAGGAATAAATGCATATCTATCAAAAAGCGATGATCCAGAAAAAATCGTAATATTATTAAAAAAATTTCTGGAGGTGTAA
- a CDS encoding CheR family methyltransferase — translation MIDTKLKHIINKYSLSFDEKKFQNVKKIIQYLGELDEEILENIILENYTIGESYFFRDENLWNILKRKIQTKNNWDILSLGCSRGEEVYTMSFILNDSGINYSIKGVDLSYERIQQAIKGEYKFWSVRFLKKDLIEKYFEKKDNFFYVKNNYKRDISFMQRNIILEAKDNSKTYDIIFIRRVLIYFEEYQISKILNDLKLLLKKDGYLILGKGEFYPELLELFEPEFYDDIVLWKNSKNKILKKNTKTSLFKNKINLKYPEKKNLQPSKNNIEKNILKDKILKTYTHVTLEEELEIIEEMLNKENFIMAYERISHAIEKYPLNYLLWKYKGFVELRLGKNFKDSISKAIYLNPDDPELWHLKNS, via the coding sequence ATGATTGATACTAAATTAAAACATATAATAAATAAATATAGCTTAAGTTTTGATGAAAAAAAATTTCAAAATGTAAAAAAAATTATTCAATATTTAGGAGAATTGGACGAAGAAATACTGGAAAATATAATTCTTGAAAATTATACCATTGGAGAATCCTATTTTTTCAGAGATGAAAATCTATGGAATATATTAAAAAGAAAAATCCAGACAAAAAATAATTGGGATATTTTAAGCCTTGGTTGTTCAAGGGGAGAAGAGGTTTATACAATGTCTTTTATATTAAATGATTCTGGAATAAATTATTCCATAAAAGGTGTTGATTTATCTTATGAACGCATCCAACAGGCAATAAAAGGGGAATACAAATTCTGGAGTGTTAGATTTCTTAAAAAGGATTTAATTGAAAAATATTTTGAAAAAAAAGATAACTTTTTTTATGTAAAAAATAATTATAAAAGGGATATATCCTTTATGCAAAGAAATATAATATTGGAAGCAAAGGATAATTCGAAAACATATGACATTATATTTATTCGTCGAGTTTTAATATATTTTGAAGAATATCAAATTAGCAAAATTTTAAATGATTTAAAGTTACTATTAAAAAAAGATGGTTATTTAATTCTGGGTAAAGGGGAATTTTATCCAGAATTGTTGGAATTATTTGAACCGGAATTTTATGATGATATTGTTCTGTGGAAAAATTCAAAAAATAAAATATTAAAAAAGAATACTAAAACTTCGCTATTTAAAAATAAAATCAACTTAAAATATCCGGAAAAAAAGAATTTACAACCTTCAAAAAATAATATTGAAAAAAACATTTTAAAAGACAAAATATTAAAAACATATACTCATGTTACTTTAGAAGAAGAGCTTGAAATAATTGAAGAAATGCTTAATAAAGAAAATTTCATTATGGCCTATGAAAGAATCTCACATGCTATTGAAAAATATCCTTTAAATTATCTTTTATGGAAATACAAAGGTTTTGTAGAATTAAGGCTTGGAAAAAATTTTAAAGATTCAATATCAAAAGCTATATATTTAAATCCTGACGATCCAGAATTATGGCATTTAAAAAATAGTTGA
- a CDS encoding HD-GYP domain-containing protein yields the protein MKFGDILHSYIKKSIIQNVVFFAIIILIWTFSFYMSYSNLSNYSQNNYDAFSDVMNHYFYHLKYISIIDDEKLLKDINIKRFYAVEQTGKVRKTLPDELFEDKYINQILLFKLQNMKNMDTLILKTELFSNEPEKIYIVSKYNSLYLIGELNALNLLHNSTYYFSIIDESGELILSDLNINKFNFITTDNFRIYLNLKKKWKNITLVTSIDITKYVIYNIFISIIILLLIYVNLWFKKRNLSLMETFEQEFNKIIKSMESFLKELRIMDRQSFMILSENDFVNILEPIKKEKFHFTELEELKEVEFLAIKEMIELFDEISASTEELEATNKELEDLYNQVEDAYNDLGVSYRKFSSHLSAIAEKYDEITGFHIDRVAKYSRLIAEKMGFDAKFVNDIETYAPLHDIGKLMINHDILNKPGGLTAEEYEEMKKHTLYAEEIFGNDEYFQMAKNIALYHHEKYDGSGYPFGLKGEEIPIEARIVALADIYDALRSDRPYKAGYSHEEAYNIIVNGDFKTKPSIFDPEVLEVFKKYHEEFNKIFEEYQEKYEVKKEKNNDIKDHGETENGKV from the coding sequence ATGAAGTTTGGAGATATCTTGCATAGTTATATTAAAAAATCTATTATCCAGAATGTTGTATTTTTCGCAATTATTATATTAATCTGGACTTTTTCGTTTTATATGTCATATAGCAATCTTTCTAATTACTCGCAGAATAATTATGACGCTTTTTCAGATGTTATGAATCATTATTTTTATCATTTAAAGTATATTAGTATTATTGATGATGAAAAGTTGCTTAAAGACATTAACATTAAAAGATTTTATGCTGTTGAACAAACAGGAAAGGTTAGAAAAACGCTACCAGATGAATTGTTTGAAGATAAATATATTAATCAGATACTTCTTTTTAAACTGCAAAATATGAAGAATATGGATACATTAATTTTAAAAACTGAGCTATTTTCAAATGAACCTGAGAAAATATATATTGTAAGTAAATATAATTCCTTATATTTAATAGGTGAATTAAATGCTTTAAATTTACTGCATAATTCAACATACTATTTTTCGATAATTGATGAATCAGGAGAATTGATTTTATCTGATTTGAATATTAATAAATTTAATTTTATTACAACTGATAACTTCAGGATATATCTTAACTTAAAGAAGAAATGGAAAAATATAACTCTTGTGACCTCTATTGATATTACAAAATATGTTATATACAATATTTTTATTTCGATAATTATATTATTATTGATTTATGTGAATCTGTGGTTCAAAAAAAGAAATTTAAGTCTTATGGAAACCTTTGAACAGGAATTTAATAAAATAATAAAGAGCATGGAAAGTTTCTTAAAAGAATTAAGAATTATGGATAGACAGAGTTTTATGATTTTGTCTGAAAATGATTTTGTGAATATTCTGGAACCAATAAAAAAAGAAAAATTCCATTTTACTGAATTAGAAGAATTAAAAGAAGTTGAATTTTTAGCTATAAAAGAAATGATAGAATTATTTGATGAAATTAGTGCATCAACAGAAGAATTAGAAGCTACAAATAAAGAACTTGAAGATTTATATAATCAGGTGGAAGATGCATATAATGATCTTGGGGTTTCTTATAGAAAATTTTCTTCGCATCTTTCTGCAATAGCTGAAAAATATGATGAAATAACAGGTTTTCATATTGATAGGGTTGCAAAATATTCGCGGTTAATAGCAGAAAAAATGGGTTTTGATGCGAAATTTGTAAATGATATTGAAACATACGCACCTTTACACGATATTGGTAAATTGATGATAAATCATGATATATTGAATAAACCTGGAGGGCTGACGGCTGAAGAATACGAGGAAATGAAAAAACATACATTATATGCTGAAGAAATATTTGGAAATGATGAATATTTCCAGATGGCTAAAAATATAGCATTATATCATCACGAAAAATATGATGGTTCTGGATATCCTTTTGGGTTAAAAGGAGAGGAGATTCCTATTGAAGCTCGTATTGTTGCGCTTGCTGATATTTATGATGCATTGAGAAGCGATAGACCGTATAAAGCTGGATACTCTCATGAAGAAGCTTATAATATTATAGTTAACGGTGATTTTAAAACCAAACCTTCTATATTTGATCCAGAGGTATTAGAAGTGTTTAAAAAGTATCATGAAGAATTTAATAAAATTTTTGAAGAATATCAGGAAAAATATGAAGTTAAAAAGGAAAAAAATAATGATATAAAAGATCATGGCGAAACAGAAAATGGTAAGGTATGA
- a CDS encoding NCS2 family permease translates to MEKFFKLRENGTTVTTEILAGITIFLSMAYILFVNPSILVTAMAPGAEVGSDVYTQYFGAVMVATIFGAAAATLVMGLYANYPFALAPGMGLNAYFTYTVVLKMGIPWQVALGAIFVEGLVFILLTASGARSFVVKAIPQNIKFATSAGIGLFIAFIGMKNASIIVANPATFVGLGDLTDPNALVAIIGLIITAVLFALRVPGSILLGIIISTIIGAFPIFGVTHYQGIIGKIPDISPTFMKLQLSWGDLVSGSFWVVVLTFFFVDFFDTLGTLTGLAQSAGFIKDGEDFPRSNRAYMADAIGTSVGALFGTSTVTTYIESETGIAQGGRTGLTSVTVAVLMLLMLFFSPLGLTIPAAATAPALIFVGSLMLKNLTKIRWEDTTEAVPAFITIIMMPLTYSIANGIALGLIAYPLVKVLSGKGKEIHWLNWVLAIAFVYYLIYLQH, encoded by the coding sequence GTGGAAAAGTTCTTTAAGTTAAGAGAAAACGGTACAACTGTAACAACTGAGATCCTTGCTGGTATTACTATTTTTTTAAGTATGGCCTATATTTTATTTGTTAATCCAAGTATTCTGGTAACAGCTATGGCTCCAGGTGCAGAAGTTGGAAGCGATGTTTATACTCAGTATTTTGGTGCTGTAATGGTTGCTACAATTTTTGGTGCAGCAGCTGCAACATTGGTAATGGGATTATATGCTAATTATCCATTTGCTCTTGCTCCAGGTATGGGTTTAAATGCATATTTTACCTATACTGTAGTTTTGAAAATGGGGATTCCATGGCAGGTTGCATTGGGTGCAATTTTTGTTGAAGGTCTTGTATTTATTTTATTAACAGCTTCAGGGGCAAGAAGTTTTGTTGTAAAAGCTATTCCTCAAAATATAAAATTTGCCACAAGTGCAGGTATAGGTTTATTTATCGCATTTATCGGTATGAAAAATGCAAGTATTATAGTAGCTAATCCTGCAACATTTGTTGGATTGGGAGATTTAACTGATCCAAATGCATTAGTTGCAATAATTGGTTTAATTATAACAGCTGTTTTATTTGCGTTAAGAGTTCCAGGATCGATTCTTCTTGGTATTATTATATCAACAATAATAGGTGCTTTCCCAATTTTTGGAGTTACACATTATCAGGGAATAATCGGAAAGATTCCTGATATTTCACCAACATTTATGAAACTTCAACTTTCATGGGGTGATTTAGTAAGTGGTTCATTCTGGGTTGTGGTATTAACCTTCTTCTTTGTTGACTTCTTTGATACACTTGGTACATTAACAGGTTTAGCTCAAAGTGCTGGATTTATAAAAGATGGAGAAGACTTCCCAAGATCAAATAGAGCATATATGGCTGATGCTATAGGTACTTCTGTAGGTGCATTATTTGGAACTTCAACAGTTACAACATATATTGAAAGTGAAACAGGTATTGCACAGGGTGGAAGAACAGGTTTAACATCAGTAACTGTAGCTGTATTAATGCTTCTTATGTTATTCTTCTCACCTTTAGGATTAACAATTCCAGCTGCAGCAACAGCTCCAGCATTGATTTTTGTTGGTTCTTTAATGTTGAAAAACTTAACAAAAATCAGATGGGAAGATACAACAGAAGCTGTTCCAGCATTTATAACAATTATAATGATGCCATTGACATATTCTATTGCTAATGGTATTGCTCTTGGTTTAATAGCATATCCATTAGTTAAGGTATTATCAGGAAAAGGTAAGGAAATTCACTGGTTAAACTGGGTACTTGCAATTGCATTTGTATATTACCTTATATATTTACAACATTAA
- a CDS encoding transposase produces the protein MDLIKKLKDDSSAERFLIEAGILNIKSECPYCGSKEVYTIRRNHFKCKSCRREWSRYNGTIFKDIRIKPLKFVRIVHELAEGKMIKKISEDLNVSYNTVLKIRKLILKRFIKRIFGVEDVGDFFAVGIKYKDNNIDMKYFEECNIENLKNIENEKLGRLYIFKDINNYDVFIIFSEKPIKILEKNSKKINLQEARKEFHEFIKHFSDSVVKGKLSNGNSLLFALAQSHVVSTHGNERLFYIFLELLKQK, from the coding sequence ATGGATTTGATAAAAAAATTAAAAGATGATAGCAGCGCAGAAAGATTTTTAATAGAAGCTGGAATATTGAATATAAAAAGCGAATGTCCATATTGCGGAAGCAAAGAAGTTTATACAATAAGAAGAAATCATTTTAAATGCAAATCATGCAGGAGAGAATGGTCAAGATACAATGGTACTATTTTCAAGGATATAAGAATTAAACCTTTGAAGTTTGTAAGAATTGTTCATGAATTAGCCGAAGGAAAGATGATAAAAAAAATCTCTGAAGATTTAAATGTTTCCTATAATACCGTTTTAAAAATACGAAAGCTTATTTTAAAACGATTTATAAAAAGGATATTTGGTGTCGAAGATGTAGGAGATTTTTTTGCTGTTGGTATAAAATATAAAGATAATAATATAGATATGAAATATTTCGAGGAATGTAATATTGAAAACTTAAAAAATATTGAAAACGAAAAGCTTGGAAGGTTGTATATTTTTAAAGATATAAATAATTACGATGTTTTCATAATCTTTTCTGAAAAACCCATTAAAATACTCGAAAAAAATTCCAAAAAAATTAATTTACAGGAAGCTCGTAAAGAATTCCATGAGTTTATAAAACATTTCTCAGATAGCGTGGTAAAAGGAAAACTATCCAATGGTAATTCACTGTTGTTTGCACTGGCACAATCTCATGTTGTAAGCACTCATGGTAATGAACGCTTATTCTATATTTTTTTAGAATTATTAAAACAAAAATAA